A single Biomphalaria glabrata chromosome 2, xgBioGlab47.1, whole genome shotgun sequence DNA region contains:
- the LOC106059049 gene encoding growth factor receptor-bound protein 2-like: MEAVALHPFTATADDELSFKKGNILKILSTYDDKNWYKAELNGKEGYVPHNYIEMYPHSWYVGKVSRTKAEEMLLRTEQPDGAFLVRNSESAPGEFSITVKFQNGVQHFKVLRDGAGKYFLWVVKFNSINELVNYHRKATVSRSHDIYFKDMVHQDLGVQRVRAQFDFDAQGCDELGFRKGDIIKVTQKVDESWWRGELNGQEGMFPVTYVEKLTDDLQPIL; this comes from the exons ATGGAGGCGGTGGCATTACACCCATTCACAGCAACAGCTGACGACGagcttagttttaaaaaaggaaatattttaaaG ATTCTTAGTACATATGATGACAAGAATTGGTATAAAGCTGAGCTGAATGGGAAGGAAGGCTATGTACCACACaattatatagaaatgtacCCTCATTC CTGGTATGTTGGTAAAGTGAGTAGAACAAAGGCTGAAGAGATGCTGCTAAGGACGGAGCAGCCAGATGGCGCTTTTCTCGTCAGGAATAGCGAAAGTGCTCCGGGGGAATTTTCCATCACTGTCAA GTTTCAAAATGGAGTCCAGCACTTCAAAGTGTTGCGAGATGGGGCTGGCAAATATTTCTTGTGGGTAGTCAAGTTTAACTCAATCAATGAGCTGGTGAATTACCATCGGAAGGCAACGGTCAGCAGGTCACATGACATCTACTTTAAAGATATGGTTCATCAAGATCTTGGA GTCCAGCGAGTTCGGGCTCAGTTTGATTTTGATGCCCAGGGCTGTGATGAGCTTGGATTTCGGAAAGGAGACATTATCAAAGTGACACAGAAAGTGGATGAAAGTTGGTGGCGAGGAGAACTGAATGGCCAAGAGGGAATGTTCCCTGTGACCTATGTGGAGAAACTAACTGATGATCTACAGCCAATTCTTTGA